In the genome of Oscillatoria sp. FACHB-1406, one region contains:
- the mazF gene encoding endoribonuclease MazF — MAAKLYIPNRGDIVYLDFDPTKGHEQRGHRPAFVISPLAYNKKTYLALFVLITTQQKGYPFEVPLTPGLKTQGVILADQIKCLDWKARRVHFVEKAHNAILEEVQAKIEPLLL; from the coding sequence ATGGCTGCAAAGTTGTATATTCCCAACCGGGGCGATATTGTCTATCTCGATTTCGACCCGACTAAAGGACACGAACAGAGAGGTCATCGACCGGCTTTTGTTATTTCTCCTTTAGCTTACAATAAAAAGACTTATCTAGCGTTATTTGTACTCATTACTACTCAACAGAAAGGCTACCCTTTTGAAGTTCCTTTAACACCAGGATTAAAAACACAGGGGGTTATTCTTGCAGACCAAATTAAATGCCTAGATTGGAAGGCAAGAAGGGTTCATTTTGTTGAGAAGGCTCATAACGCGATCCTTGAAGAAGTACAAGCGAAAATTGAGCCATTATTGCTCTGA
- a CDS encoding AbrB/MazE/SpoVT family DNA-binding domain-containing protein encodes MISTISKWGNSLAVRIPQHLAKEIALTEGTQIVLLIEDGNLIVQPRQKKRYSLEELLEQITPDNLHREIAHGTAVGQEIC; translated from the coding sequence ATGATTTCCACAATTTCTAAGTGGGGGAATAGCCTTGCCGTTCGCATTCCCCAACATCTAGCCAAAGAGATTGCTTTAACAGAAGGTACTCAGATCGTTCTGCTTATTGAAGATGGCAATTTGATCGTCCAACCCCGACAGAAAAAGCGTTATTCGCTAGAGGAATTGCTCGAGCAAATAACGCCCGATAACCTTCATCGTGAAATTGCTCATGGAACGGCAGTTGGGCAAGAAATTTGTTAA